In Crinalium epipsammum PCC 9333, the following are encoded in one genomic region:
- a CDS encoding PAS domain-containing protein yields MVSYGDERRREENLDNLLAEPGLRMFFPNYSETVKGEDSQASELDEVAERERYEEVLRQAAGENLQLGQAVISVSDGIIITDPHQPNNPIIYINPAFTKITGYTAQDILGENCRCLQGKETDPQAIELIREAISKKEPVQVTLLNYRKDGQPFWNELKISPVFSDQENLLYFIGIQTDITERKRAEEERVQLLQREQAARAEAEAERNRTANILEGITDAFYVLDHQWRFSYLNSHAEQLLFKTKEELIGKSIWEEFPELINSKFDRELHRAVTRNVTVHFEAFYTELEAWLEVRVYPYKDGLSVYFRDITIAKKSEESLLERSRISTLEAEVGATLGQGGTTLTETLHRCSEAMVQHLEAEFVGIWTYNPGSNTLDLQAYAGQEEIGNWVAGRQISSHPRIPLEGSMVGFVAQTQQIYLTQDSGQRFKGGLESRVYNGEVAESCLVIPDIYLASAPLIVEEKLVGVIAVVMQQNFNEAVIDMLGWMAHAFGVAIDRFWAREALSSRREALLFRLASQIRKSLDLDTILGTAVNEIRSLLQIDLCQYLWFFSHPTQPSLMVTHEAKASPTLRSKLAEAMPQKLAPLAHKIQNLQVMRVDDVADDTNLDAEAKALLSNLGITSALLLPLETPHAGQRGAIICTHGNGQRPWSDNEVDLLQAVVDQVAIAIDQAEVYAQSRAAALAAQSQTSQLEQAMNELKQTESRLIQSEKMSGLGQMVAGIAHEINNPVNFITGNLTHTSTYIRDLLDLIELYRKHYPNPDPEIEDQAEEVDLDFLIDDLPKLLSSMQVGADRIRQIVLSLRNFSRLDEADMKPVDIHEGIDSTLLILHNRLKANANYRGVEIIKEYGKLPLVDCYPSQLNQVFMNIISNGIDALETSEVKPPQPTIRIRTEMSDDGKTVIIRIADNGSGMPPDVLKRLFDPFFTTKPVGKGTGLGLSISYQIIEKHHGILRCESELGKGAAFVIEIPLNQN; encoded by the coding sequence ATGGTATCTTACGGAGATGAGCGACGCAGAGAGGAAAATTTAGATAACTTACTTGCAGAACCAGGTTTAAGAATGTTCTTTCCTAACTATAGCGAGACAGTTAAGGGCGAAGATAGTCAAGCCTCTGAGCTAGATGAAGTCGCTGAACGTGAGCGGTATGAAGAGGTACTGCGTCAAGCTGCTGGAGAAAACTTGCAGCTAGGGCAAGCTGTAATCTCGGTTTCTGATGGCATTATAATTACTGACCCTCATCAACCCAACAATCCGATTATCTACATAAATCCGGCGTTTACTAAAATTACTGGGTATACAGCCCAGGATATTTTAGGTGAAAATTGCCGTTGTTTACAAGGAAAGGAAACAGATCCCCAAGCAATTGAATTGATTCGTGAGGCTATTTCTAAAAAAGAACCTGTACAAGTAACGCTGCTGAACTATCGTAAAGATGGTCAACCATTTTGGAATGAATTAAAAATATCTCCTGTATTTTCAGACCAAGAAAATTTATTATATTTTATTGGTATTCAAACAGATATAACTGAACGCAAACGGGCAGAAGAGGAGCGCGTACAACTGTTGCAGCGAGAGCAAGCAGCACGGGCTGAAGCTGAAGCAGAACGCAACCGAACTGCCAATATATTAGAAGGAATTACAGATGCTTTTTATGTGTTGGATCATCAGTGGCGGTTTAGTTATTTAAATTCTCATGCCGAGCAATTATTATTTAAAACTAAAGAAGAATTAATAGGAAAGTCTATTTGGGAAGAATTCCCAGAATTAATTAATTCTAAATTTGATCGAGAATTACATCGAGCAGTTACAAGGAATGTAACAGTTCACTTTGAAGCATTTTATACAGAATTAGAAGCTTGGTTAGAGGTGCGAGTTTATCCTTATAAAGACGGTTTATCTGTCTACTTCCGTGATATTACAATTGCGAAAAAATCTGAGGAATCTTTACTAGAGCGATCGCGCATATCTACCTTAGAGGCTGAAGTTGGTGCTACCTTGGGACAAGGTGGGACAACCTTAACTGAAACTCTGCATCGTTGCAGCGAAGCAATGGTGCAGCACTTAGAAGCAGAATTTGTTGGTATCTGGACATATAACCCAGGCTCAAACACCCTAGACTTGCAAGCCTACGCTGGTCAAGAGGAAATCGGCAATTGGGTTGCTGGTCGTCAAATATCCTCTCATCCCCGCATCCCCCTAGAAGGTTCAATGGTGGGTTTTGTAGCTCAAACGCAGCAAATTTATCTGACCCAAGATAGCGGTCAACGGTTTAAGGGAGGGTTGGAAAGTCGTGTATATAACGGTGAAGTAGCAGAAAGTTGTTTAGTAATACCTGATATTTATTTAGCCAGTGCTCCTTTAATTGTGGAAGAAAAACTGGTAGGTGTAATTGCTGTAGTTATGCAGCAAAACTTTAACGAAGCCGTAATTGATATGTTGGGTTGGATGGCTCACGCTTTTGGCGTGGCAATTGACCGTTTTTGGGCAAGAGAAGCATTATCATCACGGCGAGAAGCTTTACTGTTTAGGTTAGCAAGTCAAATTCGCAAATCTTTAGACCTCGATACTATTTTAGGTACGGCGGTTAATGAGATTCGCAGTTTATTACAAATAGACTTATGCCAATATTTGTGGTTTTTCTCCCATCCTACTCAGCCTAGCTTGATGGTGACTCACGAAGCTAAAGCAAGTCCCACTTTGCGGAGTAAATTAGCAGAAGCTATGCCACAAAAACTTGCTCCATTAGCCCATAAAATTCAAAACCTTCAGGTTATGCGGGTTGATGATGTTGCTGATGACACTAACCTGGATGCTGAAGCCAAAGCCTTACTAAGTAATTTGGGTATAACTTCAGCACTATTGCTACCGTTAGAAACTCCTCATGCTGGTCAAAGAGGAGCTATTATTTGTACTCATGGCAATGGTCAACGACCTTGGAGTGATAATGAAGTAGATTTACTACAAGCTGTAGTAGACCAAGTTGCGATCGCTATTGACCAAGCAGAAGTATACGCCCAAAGTCGCGCTGCTGCCCTAGCCGCTCAAAGCCAAACTAGCCAGCTTGAGCAAGCAATGAACGAACTCAAGCAAACAGAATCGCGTTTAATTCAAAGTGAAAAAATGTCCGGTTTGGGTCAAATGGTCGCTGGTATTGCCCACGAAATTAATAACCCTGTCAACTTCATTACAGGTAATCTTACTCACACCAGTACCTACATCCGTGATTTGCTAGATTTAATCGAACTGTATCGTAAGCATTATCCTAACCCCGATCCAGAAATTGAAGACCAAGCAGAAGAAGTTGACCTAGATTTTCTGATTGATGATTTACCAAAACTACTAAGCTCAATGCAAGTAGGGGCTGACCGCATTCGTCAAATTGTCTTATCTTTGCGGAACTTCTCCCGCTTAGATGAAGCTGACATGAAACCAGTTGATATACATGAAGGAATTGACAGTACTTTATTAATTCTGCACAACCGTTTGAAAGCAAATGCTAACTATCGGGGAGTTGAAATAATTAAAGAGTACGGAAAATTGCCTTTAGTTGACTGCTATCCTAGTCAGCTTAATCAAGTATTTATGAATATTATTAGCAATGGCATTGATGCCTTAGAAACTAGCGAAGTTAAACCACCCCAACCGACAATTCGCATTCGTACAGAAATGTCTGATGATGGTAAAACCGTGATTATTCGCATTGCTGATAATGGCTCAGGAATGCCCCCAGATGTATTAAAACGTTTGTTTGATCCGTTTTTTACTACTAAACCTGTAGGTAAGGGAACTGGTTTAGGGCTATCAATCAGCTATCAAATTATTGAAAAACATCATGGAATTTTAAGATGTGAGTCAGAATTAGGAAAAGGAGCAGCATTTGTGATCGAAATTCCTTTAAACCAAAATTAA
- a CDS encoding response regulator — protein MSASVSTTQTILAVDDSTVMQEMIKRALKGEYRVLVADNAVDALALIYHQPISVLLLDVSMPGVDGLELCRTLRSLPQFSELPIVMLTARDGAFDRVQGRLAGATEYLTKPFDAEQLRQVVKNFITSSCSS, from the coding sequence ATGTCTGCAAGTGTAAGTACTACACAGACAATCTTGGCAGTCGATGACAGCACAGTTATGCAAGAAATGATTAAACGGGCGCTAAAAGGCGAGTATCGAGTTTTAGTTGCTGATAATGCTGTAGATGCCTTGGCTTTGATTTACCACCAGCCGATATCAGTTTTGCTACTAGATGTTTCCATGCCAGGGGTTGATGGTTTGGAACTTTGTCGCACGTTGCGTAGCTTGCCTCAATTTAGCGAGTTACCAATTGTCATGCTTACTGCCAGAGATGGCGCGTTTGATAGGGTGCAAGGACGACTTGCAGGCGCGACGGAGTACCTGACTAAACCTTTTGATGCTGAACAACTGCGTCAAGTAGTGAAAAATTTTATCACTTCGAGTTGTTCTAGTTGA